From one Sulfitobacter sp. HNIBRBA3233 genomic stretch:
- a CDS encoding c-type cytochrome: MKEFDSMKWAAIFFALVAVAAAVWFIVQPSHTRTGVQREEGIALSAGALATVKLPNSFTEQEQIGASAYDAVCSACHGRNAQGQDGVAPPLVHKIYEPSHHGDMAFVLAAQNGVRAHHWEFGNMPAVEGVTRSDILAIVAYIRGLQRANGID; the protein is encoded by the coding sequence ATGAAAGAGTTTGATAGTATGAAATGGGCAGCGATATTTTTCGCTCTGGTCGCCGTCGCTGCAGCAGTATGGTTCATTGTGCAACCGAGCCACACTCGGACGGGCGTCCAGAGGGAGGAGGGCATCGCGCTTTCCGCGGGTGCTCTCGCTACTGTCAAGCTACCAAACAGTTTCACAGAGCAGGAGCAAATCGGCGCAAGCGCTTATGATGCGGTCTGTTCCGCTTGCCACGGTCGAAACGCGCAGGGTCAAGATGGCGTCGCTCCTCCGCTTGTTCACAAGATCTACGAACCCAGCCACCACGGCGACATGGCGTTTGTCCTCGCAGCGCAGAATGGAGTTCGGGCGCACCACTGGGAATTTGGCAACATGCCAGCGGTTGAAGGCGTGACGCGCTCAGACATCCTTGCTATCGTGGCGTACATTCGAGGTTTGCAGCGGGCCAACGGAATTGACTAA
- a CDS encoding heavy-metal-associated domain-containing protein produces MIRFSVPDMNCGHCTASIEKAIVTIDPHATVTCDLTARSVEVDSALDESALKAAIHDAGYGSQRLS; encoded by the coding sequence ATGATCAGGTTCAGCGTGCCGGACATGAACTGCGGACATTGCACCGCGTCGATAGAGAAGGCCATTGTGACGATAGACCCACACGCGACTGTCACCTGTGACCTGACTGCGCGTTCCGTCGAGGTAGATAGCGCATTGGATGAAAGCGCTCTGAAGGCAGCGATTCACGATGCGGGCTACGGATCGCAAAGACTGAGTTAG
- a CDS encoding alpha/beta hydrolase → MENDSTAPFLLEGSRCGVLLLHGFTSTPQSVRYVGHRLHALSGATVMAPLLAGHGTTPEDFAQTGFRDWLNSAEDALEALSARCTTVCIAGLSLGGTIALNLSIRRGDLVDRVATINGSTGLYSPQQMKAFFEGCAEDYHPGIGSDIKNLDNKEICYDRIPNSVAQERYVLVTATGQMLPLLDKPLLILQSRTDHVVSSKNGKRIEGAVASRSITFCWLENSYHVATLDNDRDLIVQELTNFLTAE, encoded by the coding sequence ATGGAAAACGACAGCACCGCGCCTTTTCTTCTTGAAGGATCCCGTTGCGGTGTCTTGTTGCTGCATGGCTTTACCAGCACGCCGCAAAGTGTGCGCTATGTGGGCCACCGATTGCACGCGCTTTCCGGTGCCACGGTGATGGCCCCCTTGCTTGCCGGGCATGGGACGACGCCAGAGGATTTTGCCCAAACTGGTTTTCGCGATTGGTTGAATTCTGCAGAGGACGCGCTGGAGGCGCTAAGCGCACGGTGTACTACCGTTTGCATCGCAGGGTTGTCGTTAGGCGGGACGATTGCGTTGAACCTGTCGATCCGGCGCGGTGATCTAGTTGATCGAGTTGCCACAATCAACGGGTCAACGGGCCTCTATTCACCGCAACAAATGAAAGCGTTTTTTGAAGGCTGCGCGGAGGATTATCATCCTGGCATCGGTTCGGACATTAAGAACCTTGACAACAAAGAGATCTGCTATGATCGCATACCAAATTCCGTTGCCCAAGAACGGTATGTTTTGGTGACTGCAACAGGGCAAATGTTGCCACTGCTCGACAAACCTTTGTTGATCCTACAATCGCGTACGGATCATGTCGTCAGTTCTAAGAACGGCAAACGGATCGAAGGCGCAGTTGCCTCTCGTTCCATCACCTTTTGCTGGCTCGAAAATTCTTATCACGTGGCTACTCTGGATAATGATCGAGACTTGATTGTACAGGAACTTACAAATTTTCTGACCGCAGAATAG
- a CDS encoding ISKra4 family transposase has translation MEVRIIVETTLENGTTKRHHLGRLSRTFRPTQPEGFGLLLEDAKTILGQLQKAILLDQIEEISQASRICPDCDGVRAIHDYRSRVLDTLFGRFEVKVPRIRRCACNAKSDVVLGGPLSPLAHFFPDRSTPELRRLQAELGARHSFREAARILETFLPCAKQVNTSVRNRLGKVAREICDSEQTEPLVPSAAEEAPALTVFLDGAHIRCRPEYQKRHLDVVVGKIESHDKCRRFGLVQQAVLSPASQLRQDLRALGWDRGKTVTVISDGEPALPNLVRGAVGGKVRHILDWWHISMRIQHIENAVKGLLQVRGFSGIPVLFKRPAEALRWYLWHGKVLTATTSLQWLMVDCARLGTDDRVATEAVRRVQARCRDLYSYLANNMDNLTDYGRRQRAGLPISSSRAEGCVDDIGNTRMGKRRRMRWSPKGAHRVAVVRAAVLDGRLTGAYQRAAA, from the coding sequence ATGGAAGTGCGGATTATTGTCGAGACGACCCTTGAGAACGGAACCACAAAGAGGCATCATCTTGGCCGTTTGTCCCGCACGTTTCGACCCACGCAGCCTGAGGGGTTCGGGTTGTTGCTCGAAGATGCAAAGACGATCCTCGGGCAGTTGCAGAAAGCGATCCTGCTCGACCAGATCGAGGAGATTTCTCAAGCAAGCAGGATCTGTCCCGACTGCGACGGGGTCCGGGCCATACATGATTATCGGTCTCGGGTGCTCGACACGCTCTTCGGCAGGTTCGAGGTCAAGGTGCCGCGCATTCGCCGCTGTGCCTGCAATGCAAAATCCGATGTTGTGTTGGGCGGACCGCTTTCGCCTCTCGCGCACTTTTTTCCGGATCGATCGACCCCGGAACTGCGACGCCTTCAAGCCGAACTTGGGGCGCGTCATTCCTTCCGGGAAGCGGCGCGTATCCTGGAAACCTTTCTGCCTTGCGCGAAGCAGGTGAACACATCGGTGCGCAATCGACTGGGTAAAGTTGCCCGGGAGATCTGCGACAGCGAGCAGACTGAGCCGCTGGTTCCTTCAGCCGCCGAAGAGGCGCCTGCGCTGACGGTTTTCCTGGACGGTGCGCATATCCGATGCAGACCGGAATACCAGAAACGACACCTCGATGTTGTGGTGGGCAAGATCGAAAGCCACGACAAGTGCCGCCGCTTTGGCCTTGTTCAACAGGCGGTGCTGTCACCTGCCAGCCAGCTTCGCCAGGACTTGAGGGCTCTCGGTTGGGATCGCGGAAAAACCGTCACGGTGATCTCGGACGGGGAACCCGCCCTGCCAAACCTCGTGCGCGGCGCAGTCGGTGGAAAGGTCCGCCACATCCTCGACTGGTGGCACATTTCGATGCGTATTCAGCACATCGAGAACGCGGTGAAGGGCCTGCTGCAGGTCAGGGGCTTTTCCGGCATTCCAGTGCTGTTCAAACGTCCGGCCGAAGCGCTGCGATGGTACCTGTGGCATGGAAAAGTCCTGACTGCCACGACCAGTCTGCAATGGTTGATGGTCGATTGCGCCCGGCTGGGTACAGATGACCGCGTGGCAACTGAAGCCGTCCGGCGGGTGCAAGCCCGGTGCCGGGATCTCTATTCCTACCTTGCGAACAACATGGACAATCTGACCGACTATGGTCGGCGGCAACGTGCGGGGCTTCCGATCTCTTCATCCCGGGCCGAGGGCTGCGTAGACGACATCGGCAACACCCGCATGGGAAAACGTCGCCGAATGAGATGGTCGCCCAAGGGAGCCCACCGCGTGGCCGTTGTGCGTGCCGCCGTTCTCGACGGCCGTCTAACTGGTGCGTACCAAAGAGCAGCCGCATAA
- a CDS encoding sialidase family protein produces the protein MAHGQSAFGLPQKSNNGGKILLMSKCSAASTLILGALLASSTASYAEETGLFRLTDRGSPVGINAREPSLAPLSDGRVLLSWTEESGTEAEVRMAILDGKEWSDARTIHKSSETYINWADFPSVVALAEGSLAAQWLELNGPGDYQYDVNIAFSLDEGRTWTDPIVPHDDRSQREHGFVSLIPDQFGGLTALWLDGRGYDSQTEGDSFENAMQLRARQINSDGTMQPESLLDVRTCTCCQTSAARTASGDIVAVYRDRTADEIRDISAVRQADGEWTEPATIHNDGWEIAGCPVNGPAIDAMDDKVSVIWFTAAENEPKVRIAFSDDSGAQFDEPLRIDLGAAAGRVDVLQMPDGSALALWIEFVGGGEAIVMCHVSPDAGCAAPQALHINRGGGSVGFPRMALGGTGAFVAWTQPTSGADGNTTIRVVEVAVRP, from the coding sequence TTGGCGCACGGTCAATCAGCATTTGGTTTGCCACAGAAAAGCAATAACGGTGGGAAAATTCTGCTCATGAGTAAATGTTCTGCTGCATCGACTCTGATCCTTGGTGCATTGCTCGCTTCGTCCACCGCATCATACGCGGAGGAAACCGGATTATTCAGATTGACCGACCGCGGATCACCGGTTGGCATCAATGCGCGCGAACCATCACTCGCACCCTTGTCGGATGGCAGGGTTTTACTGAGCTGGACCGAAGAAAGCGGAACCGAAGCGGAAGTTCGCATGGCCATCCTTGATGGCAAAGAGTGGTCGGATGCTCGGACAATCCATAAATCGTCAGAGACTTACATCAACTGGGCCGACTTCCCTTCGGTAGTGGCTCTTGCTGAGGGTAGTCTGGCGGCGCAATGGCTAGAGTTGAATGGACCGGGCGATTACCAATACGACGTGAATATCGCCTTTTCCCTAGATGAAGGCAGAACCTGGACGGACCCGATTGTCCCTCACGATGACAGATCGCAACGCGAGCATGGTTTTGTTTCATTGATTCCCGACCAGTTTGGCGGATTGACGGCGCTGTGGCTGGATGGCCGGGGGTATGACAGTCAGACAGAAGGCGACAGCTTCGAAAATGCGATGCAGTTGCGCGCGCGGCAGATCAACTCTGACGGAACGATGCAGCCAGAAAGCCTGTTGGATGTGCGCACCTGTACCTGTTGCCAGACTTCTGCGGCGCGGACTGCATCAGGCGACATAGTGGCGGTCTATCGTGACAGAACCGCCGATGAAATCCGCGATATATCGGCTGTCCGGCAGGCCGATGGGGAGTGGACGGAGCCCGCCACGATCCATAACGACGGATGGGAGATCGCCGGATGCCCCGTTAATGGCCCGGCTATTGATGCGATGGACGATAAGGTTTCCGTCATCTGGTTCACAGCAGCCGAGAACGAGCCGAAGGTTCGTATCGCCTTTTCGGACGATAGCGGTGCGCAGTTCGACGAACCGCTCCGCATTGATCTCGGCGCGGCCGCAGGTCGGGTGGATGTCCTGCAAATGCCGGATGGAAGCGCATTGGCGCTCTGGATCGAATTTGTGGGAGGCGGTGAAGCGATCGTCATGTGCCACGTATCGCCAGATGCTGGATGTGCCGCGCCTCAGGCGCTACACATCAATCGAGGCGGCGGATCGGTCGGTTTTCCGAGGATGGCGCTTGGCGGAACCGGGGCGTTTGTGGCCTGGACGCAACCGACCAGCGGCGCGGACGGCAATACCACAATCCGCGTCGTTGAAGTCGCTGTGAGGCCATAG
- a CDS encoding cupredoxin domain-containing protein, whose translation MKFLIVCTTALMLVFPAFSVNASSGKGQQPHARAFELPGHDAIGKPGVGSSFDRTIEISIRETESGYMLFEPDAIQIEKGSVVRFLIGNTGALDHEFFLGSFDEIAKHQQWMREHPDMQHDRANSVLIPSGQNAELIWEFSDMTNLEFVCLIPGHREAGMWGVIIVHDHLAPKSKG comes from the coding sequence ATGAAATTCCTGATAGTCTGCACCACCGCCCTTATGCTCGTCTTTCCGGCTTTCTCAGTGAACGCTTCCAGTGGCAAAGGCCAGCAACCTCATGCGCGGGCCTTTGAATTGCCTGGCCATGATGCGATCGGGAAGCCCGGTGTCGGTTCCTCATTCGACCGGACGATCGAAATATCCATCAGGGAGACAGAAAGCGGATACATGCTTTTCGAGCCGGACGCGATCCAGATTGAAAAGGGATCGGTCGTTCGGTTTTTGATCGGCAATACGGGCGCTCTGGATCACGAGTTCTTTCTCGGCTCCTTTGACGAAATTGCGAAACATCAGCAGTGGATGCGCGAACACCCCGATATGCAACATGATCGCGCCAACTCGGTTTTGATCCCAAGTGGACAAAATGCCGAGCTGATCTGGGAGTTCTCCGATATGACAAACCTGGAGTTCGTGTGCTTGATACCCGGCCACCGGGAAGCGGGCATGTGGGGCGTCATCATCGTGCACGATCACCTTGCGCCGAAATCCAAGGGTTAG
- a CDS encoding LysR family transcriptional regulator — MQNKPSSLGIRHLRYALAVADAGGFRAAAEMLNIAQPAISKTVRDTEEDMGFEIFVRGTKTVEISENGKRFLDDARQTVAQFERTIRASRRNGVGDRGHIIIGYSALATSTQLSDGLEAFQALYPGVQVEMHVMSTDTMMRNIKTGAIDLGFLMAHDTVRDPGISQRVVWTSPIGLVAPHDAADMTLDALRAAPFIMGVRENWRAYRALLDDAFEQSGFTPIVEDEAWDIHVILQRVADGRGYTFHPITAESAMPRALRIMPLEELDAELSIAIAWSAAADTSLLRMFRAQYASQASVTDRQP, encoded by the coding sequence ATGCAGAACAAACCATCAAGCCTTGGGATCCGGCATTTGCGCTATGCGCTCGCTGTTGCGGATGCGGGGGGCTTTCGTGCCGCAGCTGAAATGCTCAACATCGCCCAGCCAGCTATTTCGAAAACCGTGCGCGATACCGAAGAAGACATGGGGTTTGAGATCTTTGTTCGAGGCACCAAAACCGTTGAGATCAGTGAAAACGGGAAGCGGTTTCTAGACGATGCGCGTCAGACCGTGGCCCAGTTTGAACGCACCATTCGCGCGTCGCGGCGAAATGGGGTGGGCGATAGGGGCCATATCATTATCGGCTATTCGGCCTTGGCCACGTCCACTCAGTTGTCAGATGGGCTCGAAGCGTTTCAGGCACTTTATCCAGGCGTTCAAGTGGAAATGCACGTCATGTCGACCGACACCATGATGCGCAACATCAAAACTGGTGCGATTGATTTGGGTTTTTTGATGGCGCATGACACGGTGCGTGATCCGGGCATTTCGCAGCGTGTTGTCTGGACCTCGCCCATCGGCTTGGTCGCGCCGCATGACGCTGCTGACATGACGTTGGACGCGCTGCGCGCTGCACCGTTTATCATGGGTGTCCGCGAGAATTGGCGGGCGTATCGCGCGCTGTTGGATGACGCATTTGAACAATCGGGCTTCACGCCGATCGTCGAGGACGAGGCATGGGATATTCACGTGATCCTGCAACGCGTCGCGGACGGGCGTGGATATACCTTCCATCCGATCACAGCAGAGTCGGCGATGCCTCGTGCACTGCGGATTATGCCGCTTGAGGAGCTTGATGCCGAGCTTTCGATTGCGATCGCCTGGAGCGCTGCGGCAGATACGTCCCTATTGCGTATGTTTCGCGCGCAATATGCATCGCAGGCAAGTGTGACTGATCGCCAACCGTGA
- a CDS encoding copper-binding protein: MRNLLLTTSFALVLSAPAFAAGTHDGGHGETKPAAMMIGMPGEAANVDRTIDVTLLENDEGEMLIESEEMTIKEGETIRFNITNKGELEHEFVLDTVERNAEHKIEMAKMDMEHDDPNRIRLDAGASGEVVWTFANAGTFEAACLIPGHYESGMHRAVSVGDQMAQADVEYTSGTIKKIDAKAGKVTIIHGPLVNLDMPAMTMVFRADEAMMAKMAEGQDIEFVADRVKGKLTVTQMK, from the coding sequence ATGAGAAATCTTCTTTTGACGACAAGCTTCGCGTTGGTGCTTTCGGCACCAGCATTTGCCGCAGGCACACATGATGGCGGGCACGGTGAGACCAAGCCGGCCGCAATGATGATCGGTATGCCGGGTGAAGCCGCCAATGTGGACCGCACAATTGATGTCACTCTGCTCGAAAACGACGAAGGCGAAATGCTGATCGAGAGCGAAGAGATGACCATCAAGGAGGGTGAAACCATCCGCTTCAACATCACAAACAAGGGTGAGCTGGAGCATGAATTCGTCCTTGATACAGTCGAGCGCAACGCCGAGCACAAGATCGAAATGGCCAAGATGGATATGGAACACGACGACCCGAACCGAATCCGTCTCGATGCGGGCGCTTCGGGTGAGGTCGTCTGGACGTTCGCGAATGCTGGTACGTTCGAAGCGGCGTGCCTGATTCCGGGTCACTACGAATCCGGAATGCACCGTGCGGTCTCAGTGGGGGACCAGATGGCTCAGGCTGACGTGGAATATACGAGCGGGACCATCAAGAAGATCGACGCCAAGGCCGGCAAGGTCACAATCATCCATGGCCCTCTGGTCAACCTCGATATGCCCGCGATGACGATGGTATTCCGCGCGGACGAAGCGATGATGGCCAAGATGGCGGAAGGTCAGGACATCGAGTTCGTCGCCGACCGGGTCAAGGGCAAGCTTACTGTCACGCAGATGAAGTGA
- a CDS encoding multicopper oxidase family protein yields MLNRRQLLGAGAAGATLVSSKAWGQTLNMGLPEAAQMDSAATAITARPSSGPDYTPVVTLNGWTLPHRMNNGVKEFHLVAEPVERELADGMIAHLWGYNGQSTGPTIEAVEGDRVRIYVTNKLPEGTTVHWHGLILPSGMDGVSGLSHPSIPPGKTFVYEFDLVKSGTFMYHPHGDEMTQMAMGMMGMFVVHPKDPTFMPVDRDFLIMLNAFDIDPGTYVPRIMTMTDFNLWTWNSRIFPDIDPLVVNKGDKVRVRVGNLTMTNHPIHMHGYDFKVTCTDGGWVPPEAQWPEVSIDIPVGAMRAYEFVADHLGDWAIHCHKSHHTMNAMGHDVPTFIGVNKKPLTQKIRQFQPEYMPMGMSGMGDMAKMEMPLPDNTIPMMTGWGPYGPIEMGGMFSVVKVRDGIDADDYSDPGWYENPPGEMAYEWTGELPEFASNNSPKTILTPKPNSKG; encoded by the coding sequence ATGTTGAACAGACGTCAATTACTCGGAGCCGGCGCCGCAGGTGCAACGCTGGTCTCTTCAAAAGCCTGGGGTCAAACCCTGAACATGGGCCTGCCCGAAGCCGCGCAGATGGACAGTGCGGCAACGGCGATTACGGCGCGTCCATCGTCAGGGCCGGACTACACACCTGTGGTCACGCTGAACGGGTGGACCCTGCCGCACCGGATGAACAATGGGGTCAAGGAATTTCACCTCGTGGCCGAACCGGTAGAGCGCGAACTTGCAGACGGCATGATCGCGCATTTGTGGGGTTACAACGGCCAGTCCACCGGTCCAACGATCGAAGCAGTCGAAGGTGACCGGGTCCGCATCTACGTCACCAACAAGCTGCCGGAAGGCACCACGGTGCACTGGCACGGGCTCATCCTGCCCTCGGGCATGGATGGGGTCTCCGGGTTGAGTCATCCCAGCATCCCGCCAGGAAAAACGTTTGTCTACGAATTCGACTTGGTGAAGTCCGGCACGTTCATGTACCACCCCCATGGCGACGAAATGACCCAGATGGCGATGGGGATGATGGGCATGTTCGTGGTCCATCCCAAGGATCCCACCTTCATGCCGGTGGATCGCGATTTTCTGATCATGCTGAATGCCTTTGACATCGATCCCGGCACATACGTGCCGCGCATCATGACGATGACGGACTTCAACCTGTGGACGTGGAACAGTCGGATCTTCCCCGACATCGATCCGCTGGTCGTGAACAAGGGCGACAAGGTGCGAGTACGCGTCGGCAACCTCACGATGACAAACCACCCGATCCACATGCATGGCTATGACTTCAAGGTCACCTGCACGGATGGTGGCTGGGTGCCGCCAGAAGCGCAATGGCCGGAGGTCAGCATCGACATCCCCGTGGGCGCGATGCGCGCCTATGAGTTCGTCGCAGACCATCTGGGTGACTGGGCGATTCACTGCCACAAGTCGCACCACACCATGAATGCCATGGGTCACGATGTGCCGACGTTCATCGGGGTCAACAAGAAGCCGCTGACCCAGAAGATCCGTCAGTTCCAGCCGGAATACATGCCCATGGGCATGTCCGGCATGGGGGACATGGCGAAAATGGAAATGCCGCTGCCTGACAACACGATCCCGATGATGACGGGTTGGGGGCCCTACGGCCCCATCGAGATGGGCGGCATGTTTTCGGTCGTAAAGGTGCGGGACGGCATCGACGCGGACGATTACTCCGATCCCGGCTGGTACGAAAATCCTCCGGGCGAGATGGCCTACGAATGGACCGGCGAATTGCCCGAGTTTGCCTCGAACAACAGTCCCAAGACCATTCTCACACCAAAACCAAACTCGAAGGGCTGA
- a CDS encoding TolC family protein: protein MRVSKIPLVLGFPLFLGACATAVPGSYTEPKAGFANVASQITPAIGKRTVFAETQAENEALKKQVHSMVHQKTISADTAVQVALLNNKGLQASYANVGLSAAEAWQQSTPENPIVSIGVLGIGAPELGAYRAIEGLIRSNVLDATTRKQRMAIADASFRQAQLNAVNDTLALANQTRKAWVDAVAAFEAVSYLRRAKATSDASSELAMRLGETGALNKAGQAREQAFNAELAGQLAQARLNATRSKEALTRLMGLWGTEVDYYVPDALPALPRSVGRVTDIEAKALRNRVDLRVAKLGLEAQAKAFGLTDQTRIVSDLEFIAGFEAEREIEDGETETVTTPQVEVEFAIPIYDTGKARMRKAELSYLQAANVLAEKAVNVRSEARGAETSYHAAYKIARHYRDVLVPLRTTVEEEGLLSYNGMITNTFELLTDVREKLGASLEAANAKREFYMAQADLTAAIYGGGEGGGGAGGEGATLAAGGGAGH from the coding sequence ATGCGGGTATCTAAGATTCCGCTGGTTCTTGGCTTTCCACTTTTCTTGGGTGCCTGCGCTACCGCAGTACCGGGAAGCTACACCGAACCGAAGGCCGGTTTTGCCAATGTGGCTAGCCAGATCACGCCAGCGATCGGCAAACGGACCGTGTTTGCGGAAACGCAGGCCGAAAACGAAGCTCTCAAGAAACAGGTGCACAGCATGGTGCATCAGAAGACGATCTCGGCCGATACGGCGGTTCAGGTTGCGCTGCTGAACAATAAGGGTCTGCAAGCGTCTTACGCCAATGTTGGCCTCTCGGCCGCTGAGGCCTGGCAGCAATCGACGCCGGAAAACCCGATCGTCTCAATTGGCGTCCTGGGAATCGGTGCGCCTGAGCTCGGTGCCTACAGGGCGATCGAAGGGCTGATCCGGTCGAACGTCCTCGATGCCACCACGCGCAAACAGCGCATGGCCATTGCTGATGCAAGCTTCCGGCAGGCTCAGCTCAATGCCGTGAACGACACACTTGCACTGGCCAATCAGACGCGAAAGGCATGGGTCGATGCAGTCGCCGCCTTCGAGGCAGTGAGCTATCTGCGGCGCGCGAAAGCGACCTCTGACGCCAGCTCGGAACTGGCTATGCGGTTGGGCGAGACCGGCGCACTCAACAAAGCTGGGCAGGCCCGCGAACAGGCATTCAATGCCGAACTGGCGGGGCAACTTGCACAGGCACGATTGAACGCCACTCGGTCCAAGGAGGCTTTGACCAGGTTGATGGGTCTCTGGGGCACCGAAGTCGATTACTATGTGCCAGATGCCCTTCCTGCACTGCCGCGTTCTGTCGGCCGTGTGACCGACATCGAGGCCAAGGCGCTCCGAAACCGGGTGGATCTGCGTGTTGCCAAACTTGGCCTGGAAGCGCAGGCCAAGGCGTTTGGGCTGACCGATCAGACCCGCATTGTCAGCGATCTTGAGTTCATTGCTGGGTTCGAGGCGGAGCGGGAGATTGAGGACGGAGAAACGGAAACCGTGACCACCCCTCAGGTGGAAGTGGAGTTCGCGATCCCGATCTACGACACCGGCAAGGCCCGGATGCGCAAGGCGGAATTGTCTTATCTTCAAGCGGCCAACGTGCTCGCTGAGAAGGCCGTGAACGTCCGGTCCGAAGCGCGCGGTGCTGAGACTTCCTATCATGCCGCCTATAAAATCGCGCGCCACTACCGCGACGTTCTGGTGCCGCTACGCACGACCGTCGAAGAAGAGGGTTTGCTGTCTTACAACGGCATGATCACCAACACTTTCGAGCTGCTGACTGATGTGCGCGAGAAACTTGGCGCATCCCTGGAAGCGGCAAACGCAAAACGCGAGTTCTACATGGCACAGGCCGATCTGACCGCTGCGATCTATGGCGGCGGCGAAGGCGGTGGTGGTGCTGGTGGAGAAGGCGCAACGCTTGCCGCCGGTGGCGGCGCAGGACACTGA
- a CDS encoding ABC transporter transmembrane domain-containing protein, with translation MSLLDRYHVLVHNVSAAFGYDYSDATPDWVHPFIHLILVLAPALLITVGSYLAIRGILKLWKRRHTPTFHPEPIRGLEGSLFSTVLRYSRRQQELMIVVSLIAMPILYLTLELPKQIVNNALDSDRFPVGVLGRDVDQVVFLMLLCGLYLLAIILNGLNKYGLNVFKGYVAERFLRRFRLLVYRQWRSDLDSRNQSEIVPILAQEVEPIGGFAADVLTLPILQGGTLLTILFFMFVQDPVLGAAALTVLPIQLVLLPKLQRRVNALSRTRIKEVRQLGRQLSEQLHERQVNPTGLLPAGASFRELEHVRRKIFRLKFFIKALNNFLTALTPFLFYSLGGYFVIEGRITLGALVAVLAAHKDFSAPLKELFNYYQTLEDTRIRYHEITTFFNKSIQQSAIVQADNTMPQEVSQFEQAPVRCPASSLKRQGDIATS, from the coding sequence ATGTCACTCCTGGACAGGTATCACGTGCTTGTACACAACGTATCTGCCGCGTTCGGGTACGACTACAGCGATGCGACGCCAGACTGGGTTCACCCGTTCATTCATCTGATACTGGTCTTGGCACCCGCGCTGCTGATCACTGTCGGCTCATATCTTGCTATTCGCGGCATTCTCAAGCTTTGGAAGCGCCGTCACACCCCTACGTTCCACCCCGAACCCATACGGGGGCTTGAAGGCAGTCTTTTCAGCACGGTCCTGCGCTATTCCAGAAGGCAGCAGGAATTGATGATTGTAGTCAGCCTCATCGCGATGCCTATTCTATATTTGACCCTCGAACTGCCAAAGCAGATCGTAAACAACGCTTTGGATTCTGATCGTTTCCCCGTTGGTGTTTTGGGGCGAGACGTCGATCAGGTCGTTTTCCTAATGCTTCTCTGTGGTCTCTACCTTTTGGCGATCATCCTGAATGGGCTAAACAAATATGGCCTTAACGTGTTCAAGGGATATGTAGCTGAGCGTTTTCTGCGGCGCTTCCGGCTGCTGGTCTATCGGCAATGGCGCAGCGATCTCGACTCCCGAAACCAGAGCGAAATCGTCCCTATTCTCGCACAGGAAGTTGAGCCCATAGGTGGCTTCGCGGCAGATGTCCTCACGCTGCCAATCCTACAAGGTGGTACATTGTTGACGATCCTGTTTTTCATGTTCGTTCAGGACCCTGTGTTGGGTGCCGCCGCACTGACGGTGCTGCCAATCCAGCTCGTGCTGCTGCCCAAGCTACAGCGGCGTGTCAACGCCCTTTCACGTACAAGAATCAAGGAAGTCCGACAGCTCGGCAGACAGCTTAGCGAACAGTTGCATGAACGGCAGGTCAATCCGACCGGACTGCTACCGGCCGGAGCGAGTTTTAGAGAGCTTGAGCACGTCCGCAGGAAGATTTTCCGCCTGAAGTTCTTCATCAAGGCCCTCAACAATTTTCTAACCGCGCTGACCCCATTCCTGTTCTACTCATTGGGAGGATATTTCGTCATCGAAGGGCGTATTACACTCGGTGCCCTGGTGGCCGTCCTAGCCGCACACAAAGACTTCTCGGCACCGCTGAAAGAACTCTTCAATTACTATCAGACGCTGGAAGACACGCGGATCCGGTACCACGAAATCACGACCTTTTTCAACAAATCGATCCAGCAATCCGCAATTGTTCAAGCAGACAACACCATGCCGCAGGAGGTCAGTCAATTCGAGCAAGCCCCAGTGAGATGCCCGGCTTCGTCTCTAAAAAGGCAGGGGGACATCGCAACATCATGA